The DNA segment ACCTTTTTCCCTGCCCAATCCTCTAACATATTAATAATGGCACAAAAATCCTTTTCTCCCAGCCCCTTTTCCAATGCCTTTCTGTATATCTCCAATGTGCGGCCTGTAAGGGGGAGGGGAACCTGCAGTTCCTCTGCTGCATCAAGGATAAGGTGGAGGTCCTTATACATATGCTTGAGGGCAAAGTTTGTCTTGAAGTTTCTCTTTAAGATTGCCGGGCCTTTTACCTCTATTAGTGCTGCCTTGCCTGCGCCTGCACTCAAGACCTTTAGTAGGAGGTCAGGGCTTACACCTGCTTTTGTTCCCAGGACAAGTCCTTCAGCCATGGCCTGATTGATAATTGCGGCAATAAGATTAACCACAAGCTTCATGTATGAACCCATACCGCTTTTTCCCATGTAGAATATCTTCTTTCCCATCTTTTTTAGGATTTTTAATGATTTATCATAGGCATCCTTTTTCCCTCCGACCATGATACAAAGGGTCCCTGCTATTGCTCCTGGAACGCTCCCACTTACAGGCGCATCCAGCATCTCGACACCCTTTTTCTTTAACCTTTGAGCAACTTCTCTTGTAAATGTTGGAGCAATGGTGCTCATGTCAATGAGGATTGAACCATTTTTAACCCCGTGTATAACTCCATTTTTCCCAAGAACAACCTCCTTTAATGCAGGAGGGTCGCTTATCATGGTAATGATTACCCTGGACTTTTTTGCTAACTCCTCAGGACTCTTTGCACTTTCAGCGCCAGCCTCGACCAGCTCCTTCATCTTCCTCTTGGTCCTGTTGTAAACAACCAAAGGATAACCTGCCCCCAGTAGATTCTTTGCCATAGGTTTTCCCATCAAACCAAGACCTATAAAACCAATCCTTTGTTTCATTTTCAGCTGACCTCCTTTGTCTTTTGGTTAATGTGCCTCATTCCAGTTCTTTCCTGTATTGATATCAACAGAAATGGGAACCTTCATTTCCCTGACCCCTTCCATCTCATTCTTGACAAGGCTCTTGATTGCCTCCATCTCGTCTTTTAAAACCTCAAAGACGAGTTCATCATGGACCTGCAGGATCATCTTTGACTTTAAACTTTTTTTCATCATCATATGATGAATATTGATCATGGCTACCTTTATCAAGTCGGCTGCAGAGCCCTGAATGGGTGTATTCATAGCCGTTCTTTCCCCAAACTCCCTTACATTCTTATTCTTGCTCTCTAACTCAGGAATGTATCTTCGCCGATTTAAAATGGTCGTTGTATGGCCCTTATCGTAGGCCTTTTTAATGGTATCCTCTATATATTCCTTTACCTTCGGATATTTTTGAAAATATCCCTCTATATACTCTTTGGCATCCTTTTGAGAGATGTTTAATTGTTTAGAGAGTCCAAAAGGACTTATCCCATAGATAATCCCGAAATTTACCGCCTTTGCAACCCTTCTCATATCAGGGGTGACTGTCTCGGGAAATACGCCGAATATCTCCCTGGCTGTGGATGCATGGATATCTTCCCCTTTTTCAAAGGCCTTGATCATGGCCTTGTCTTCAGATAAATGGGCCAAAAGGCGGAGTTCTATCTGGGAGTAATCTGCTGAGAGGAGAAGATTTCCTTTATCTGGGATAAAGGCCTTTCTTATCTCCCGACCCACATCAGTTCTGATCGGAATGTTTTGGAGATTTGGATTGCTGCTGCTCAGTCTTCCAGTAGCTGTGACTGTCTGGTTAAAGGATGTATGAATCCTACCTGTTTTGGGATTGATGAGTTTTGACAGTGAATCGATATAGGTGGATTTTAATTTCGAAAGAAGACGGTAATTGAGTATCTCAGCAGGAAGCTCATGCTGCAGTGCAAGCTGTTCCAATACATCCACGTCTGTAGAATAGCCGGTCTTTGTCTTTTTTACGGGTGATAGTTTCAGTTTATCAAAGAGGATCTCCCTTAATTGCAATGGAGAATTGATATTAAATTCTTCTCCTGCAAGTTTGTATATCTTTGAGGTTAAATTATCAAGCTGTAGCTTAAGTGTTTTGGACATCTCCCTTAAAAAGTCCCCATCAATCCTAACCCCATTTTTTTCCATTGTGGCAAGGACATTTACTAGAGGGAGATCTACCTGATAAAGAAGGTCCTCTAATTCCTTTTCTTTGATTAATGGAGAGAGAACCTTGGTTAGCTGGAAGGTAATATCCGCATCCTCTCCAGAATATCGGGTTGCTGTTTCAATATCAACCTGATGGAATCCAATCTCTTTTTTACCTGTTCCAACGATCTCTTTGTATGTCGTCATCTTATAATTGAGATACTCCAAGGCAATATCTTCAAGATTATGGTTTCTTTTCGAGGGATTGATGAGATAGGAGGCAAGCATTGTATCAAAGACAACCCCCTTAAGGTCTATACCTGCATTAGAGAGAACAATAATCTCGTATTTGATATTCTGCCCAAACTTTTTTATGTTCTTATCTTCAAGGAGTGGCTTTAAAGATTTTAAGACAAAATCTTTTTTTATCTGTGCTGGTGCATCTGGGTATTCATGAGAAACAGGAACATAAAATGCCTCGTCTTCTTTAGTAGAAAGAGAAATCCCTACAATATCTGCCCTCATAGGCTCCTTGTGGGTTGTTTCTAAATCAACAGCAAATTCTCCTCTCTTCTTTAATTTTTCGATCAGGTCTTTTAGATCATCTTGCTTAAAAATGGTTTTATATCTCTTTTCAGAAATATCCTTTTTGATGGTAAATTCCTTCAGGAGCTTCGAAAATTCAAGCTCTTTAAAGAGCTCTATTATCTCTTCTTTTTTAATCTCCCTCACCTTTAATTCTTCAAGATCAACATCTACTGGCATATCTGTATCAATGGTGCAAAGCTTCTTGCTCAGCAGGGCATCTTCCTTATGGATTTTAAGGCTTTCTTTTAACTTTTCTTTTTTTATCCTGTCTGTGTTCTTATAGAGATTATCAATGCTATTGAATTCTTTAATCAGCTCGATAGCTGTCTTCTCCCCTATGCCCGGAACACCCGGTATATTGTCAATTTTGTCTCCCATCAAAGCCATGATCTCTACAAGGCGTGAAGGCTCAACGCCAAACCTTTCTTTTACAGCTGCTACGTCATAGGTCTTATCTTTCATAGTATCTTTAACAATGACATCTTTAGTGATTAATTGAAAAAGGTCTTTGTCTCCGCTGATAATCGTTACCTTAAAACCCTTTTTTTCTGCCTGCCTCACAACGGTTCCAATAAAATCATCAGCCTCATAGCCCTCCTTCAGCAATATAGGTATGTTGAAGCTCTCCACAAGCTTAAAGATATAGGGTATCTGGGGAATCAGGTCATCAGGCGTATCAGGCCTCTGGGCCTTATATTCCTCATACTCTTCATGTCTAAAGGTGGGGCCCTTAGGGTCAAAGGCGATGGCAAGATAATCAGGTTTTTCTTCCTTGAGTATCTTTAAGAGCATATTCGTAAAGCCAAAGATGGCATTGGTTGGAAGCCCCTTGGAATTTGAGAGAAATTGTCTGATGGCAAAAAAAGCCCTGTAGATGAATGAGCTGCCATCGATAAGATATAAATGAGGGATTTTGGACATCTCCTCTAAAGACTTTTTTAATACTCTTTTAAAACAGCATTATTATAGGCTAAGATTGCATCTCTTCTGCTCAGTATTCCTATGACCTTATTGGGTTTTTTGCTGTCAACTACTGGTAACTCATCAATATTTTTCATCGTAAATTTTTTAAGGGCGCTGGAAAGACTCTCCTCAAGGTTCAGGGTAATAACTTCCTTAGTGGCAAAGTCCTTTGCAATAAGTAAATCTGCCATATCTTTCGCAAAAAAGAGGGAACGAAGGTCATCCATTGATATAATTCCTATCATTTCATTTTTCTCGTTTACTACAGGGAAATATGAATTGGTTGTATTTGATATAATGTCCCCAATATCCCTTAATTTAGTGGATTCAGGTATAAGGACAACCTTTTTCTCTTTTTTCAACACGTCTTCTACTCTTATACCCTCTAGTACATCAACAATAAAGTCTCCCATGTGGGCAGGGGAATCTACCCTTGTAGGTACCTGCTTTTCGTAAATAGAGGTCTTTTTTCTAGAAAAAAGGTATGCAAAGGAAGAAGCCAGTATCATCGGCACCAGAAGCGAATAGCCCACGGTCATCTCTGACACCATTATCATAGACGCTATTGGAACCTTAGCAGCTCCGGCAAAAAAACTAGCCATGCCCACAAGCACAAAGGCCCCGGGCTGATCTATTATTCCGGGAAAGGCAATACTAAATAACTTGCCAAAGGCACCGCCTAAAAGGCCACCTATTACCAGAGAAGGAGCAAACACGCCACCACTACCACCAGAACTTATAGTAAATGAGGTAGCTACTATTTTCAACAATCCTACCAAAAACAAGAATTGCAAAGTCAGACTTCCATCTATGGCCTGCTGGATCATGCCATAGCCCATGCCCAGCACTTGAGGACAGAATAGAGCAATGATACCTAATGCCAGGCCGCCTATAGCTGGTTTAAATATGTTAGGAATCTTCAAGGGGCGAAAGATTCGATCCCGAATCTGGTAAAATACTTTTACATAAATATAACCAAAAAGGGCCATCAGTAAACCTAATAGACCATAGAAGATAAGCTGCCATGGGTTATGAAAGGTGAAGACTGGAGCATGGAAAATAGCGCCCCACCCATATCCGGAAAACGTGCAATAAACAGAATATCCTACTATAGAAGATAGAAAACATGGAATTAGGGCTTCGTATTCAAATTCTGCCTCGTTATATAGCACCTCAGCGGCAAAGAATGCTCCGCCTAACGGAGCACGGAAGATTGCACCAATACCTGCCCCAGCTCCGGCCAAAACTAATATGCGCCTTTCCCTGTCGTTTAATTTCAATATGGAAGCGAAGAAAGAGGCAAATCCAGCACCAATCTGGGCAATAGGGCCTTCACGGCCAGCCGACCCCCCTGAACCGATAGTAATAGCCGAGGCTATAGTCTTTATTATGGGCACACGCTTGCGGATTACACCCCGATGCTGATGAAAGGCATCTACAAGGGCATCAGTGCCATGACCTTCAGCCTCTGGTGCTAAGGTATAAACTATAAGACCTGATATAAGTCCTCCTATGGCGGGGACAATGAGTAACATCCATCTTCTAGTTTCTATACCTGATGGGATAAAAACAGGTTCTCCACCAGGTGCAGAGGGATAATAACCTGCTAAATAATTCAGAAAGAAATGGGTTGCCTCTCTTAATAAAACAAAGAAAATGATCGCTCCAAAACCTGAGATAATACCGACCAAAAAGCAGTAGAGAAACCATTTTGGAGAGGAGACCATCCCCAGACTGCTTATCAGTTTTTTAGCTGCTTTTTTCATAATATTCTTTTAGATTTTCCTGTATCTATCATTAAGTTGCGTAAAGGCTCTTGCTTAAAAAGTCTAGAGTTTTTCTTTTAAAAGCTTATTTACAAGCTGGGGATTTGCTTTTCCCTTGGTAGCCTTCATGGTCTCACCCACAAAAAAACCAAAGAGTTTCCTCTTTCCTTTTTTGTACTGCTCCACCTCCTCGGGATTCTTCGACAAAACCCCATCCACAATTCTTTTTAACTCCTCTTCGTCTGATATTTGGAGTAGGCCTTTTTTCTTTACTATGATCTCAGCAGGCTTTCCTGTCTTATACATCTCTTCAAATACGGTCTTTGCAATCTTACCGCTTATCGTACCCTTATCTATCATCTTAAGCATGCTTGCTAAGTTTTCAGGGGTTAAAGGACAATCCTTTATATCAATATTCTCTGCTTTTAATTCTCTTAAGATATCACCCATGACCCAATTGCTGACAACCTTTGGATTGGGAAAAAGCTCTACGCATCTCTCATAATATTCTGAAAGGGCTTTTGAAGAGGTAAGGACAACAGCATCATATTCAGGTATTTTATATTGGTCAAGAAACCTCTTTTTCTTTTCATCAGGAAGCTCTGGAAGACCTTTTTCAATCTCCTTTATCCATTCCTCATCTATTCTAATTCTGACTAAATCTGGCTCTGGAAAATATCTGTAGTCATGGGCCTCTTCCTTTCCCCTCATAGAGAGGGTAATCTCTTCATCCGCATCCCACAATCTCGTTTCCTGAATTACCTCTCCGCCTTCTTTGAGAATTTCAATTTGCCTTTTAATCTCGTATTGCAGCGCTCTTTGAACATTTTTAAATGAATTCATATTCTTGACTTCTGTTTTTGTGCCAAGCTCTTTGGATCCTTTTGGCCTTAGAGAGATATTGGCATCGCATCGCAAACTCCCCTTTTCCATGTTTCCGTCACACACATCTAAATATTCTAATATGGCTTTTAGTTTCAGAAGATATTCCCTGGCCTCTTGCGGAGAATTAATATCAGGTTCACTTACAATCTCCATAAGAGGAACCCCTGTCCTATTAAGATCCACATAACTGCTATTGCTATCCCCTAAGTTTTCTCCATGTATCAGTTTTCCTGCATCCTCTTCCATATGGATTCTCGTGATACCGATCCTTTTTGTCTTTCCGTCTGTATTGATCTCAATATATCCTCCCTTTGCTAAGGGTTCTTCGTATTGAGATATCTGATATCCCTTGGGAAGGTCAGGGTAAAAATAGTTTTTTCTAGCAAATCGACAATTCAGTGCTGTTTTGCAATGGGTTGTTAGTGCCGTCTTTATCGTAAATTCTACCACCTCTTTATTTAAAACGGGAAGTACTCCTGGCATACCAAGACATATGGGGCATGTCTGGGTGTTCGGCTCTGCTCCAAACTCAGTGGAACAAGGGCAGAATATCTTCGATTTTGTTAACAATTGAGCATGAACCTCTAAACCGATAATTGCCTCGTAATCCATTTTTTAAATTTCCTTTGTAAAAATAAATCTTTATTAGTAAGAAAGTTCTATTATAAATAAAAATTTCTTTAGAAGCAAGATGAAGAAGTTTTTTAATATTCTCTAGAAGTTAGAAAAGAGTGATAAATTGTTTTTAAAGTTCAGGTTTTTTGAGATGGTAATCTGTATTCTGCTCAAAGCAATAAGCGACCCTTAGTATCGTTTCTTCATCAAAATGTCGTCCCATAATCTGGAGACCAACAGGCAAATTATCTTTGGAAAAACCACAGGGCAGGGAGATAGCAGGTATGCCTCCTAGATTTACAGAGATAGTGAAGATATCTGATAGGTACATCTGCAGGGGGTCTTCCATTTTTTCCCCAATTTTAAAGGCAGGGGTAGGAGAGGTGGGGGTAATGAGAACATCGCATTCTTTGAAGACCTCATCAAAATCTCTCTTGATAAGGGTTCTTACTTGTTGGGCTTTTTTATAATAGGCATCATAATAACCGGCACTCAAGACATAGGTTCCAAGCATAATTCTCCTCTTTACCTCTGGGCCAAATCCCTCTTCCCTGGTCTTTTTATACATCTCCAATAAATCTTTTTCCTCTTTTGTTCTATAGCCATATTTTACACCATCATAACGTGCCAGGTTAGAACTGGCTTCTGCTGTTGCTAGTATATAATAAGTAGCTATGGCATAATCTGTATGAGGAAGGGAAACCTCTTTTGGTTTTGCCCCTAACCTCTCTAATAATTTTATTGCTTCCCAGACCTTGGCTTCTACTTCCTTGTTCATTCCCTCAACAAAGTACTCCTTGGGGATACCTATTTTCAAATCCTTCACATCCTCTATGAGGGCCTTGGTAAAGTCAGGAACGGGAATATCAGCTGATGTAGAATCGAGGGGATCTTTGCCGCTGATAACATTCATCAAGAGAGCGCTATCCTTTACGTCCTTCGTCATGGGACCAATCTGATCTAGCGAAGAAGCAAAGGCAACCAGACCATATCTCGACACTCGACCATAAGTGGGTTTCAACCCAACGATCCCACAGCAAGCTGCTGGTTGTCTTATTGAGCCACCCGTATCAGATCCGAGTGCAGCAATACACTCATCAGCTGCTACAGCAGCTGCAGAACCACCGCTTGAACCTCCAGGAACGGTTTCAAGATTCCATGGATTCTTTGTAATACCAAAATATGAGGTCTCTGTAGAAGAACCCATGGCAAACTCGTCCATATTTGTTTTACCTACAAATACCGGTCTTTGGTCACTTAATCTTTTTATGGAGGTCGCATCATAAGGGGGGGTAAAATTACTAAGTATTTTTGAACCACATGTTGTCCTTATCCCTTTAACACACAACACATCCTTAATGGCTAAAGGTATGCCTGTAAGAGGAGAGATATTATCGCCATTTTTTATAAATCTATCGACCTCCTCTGCCTCTTTTAAGGCAGATTCTCTTGTAATCGTTATGTAGGATTTTATTTCATCTTCAACTTTATCTATGCGTTTAAAAACAGAATTCGTGATCTCCGTACATGAGACCTCTCTTTTTTTCAACATCTCGTGTAAATCATGGATGGTCATTTGAAAGAGTTTCACTTTTTCTCCTCATTTTTTAATCAATAATCTTTGGGACCTTAAAATGTTTATGTTCCTTTTCTGGTGAATTGTTAAGGGCCTCATCCAATGAAATAGAATCCTTTATAACATCTTCTTTAAATACATTTTCAATGGAAATAACATGAGAGGTAGGTTCTGTATTTTTTGTGTCCAATTCATTCAGCTTTTCAACATAGGTTAGAATATCACTCAGCTGTTCTGTAAATTTTTCTTTGTCCTTTTCCTTTAGTTCTAAGCGGGCCAGATGGGCCACATGTTCAACTTCTTTTTTAGTTATTTTCATGTCTAACCTCCTAAAGTCCCTTCAAGGAAGCATATTTTGCCATAAGTTTCCTTTTACCAAATCCCTGAAAAGATACAGTTAATTTTAAATTCTCTTCTTCACCTTCGCTTGCACTAACCACTCCCACACCAAATTTTGGATGGCAGACTTTTTTTCCTACTAAAGAATCTTCTTTTTTTTCTTCTTCTTCTTGATAAAAATCAAGGTGAGAAGAAGAAGTTTCATTAAAGGCTTTTGATATATATTTATCTGGAATATCCTTTAAAAATAGAGAAGGAAAATTATATTGATAATTTCCATAGATATTTCTTCGAATACAATTTGTTAAAAAAAGCCTATCCTTTGCTCTTGTCATACCCACATAGCATAGCCTTCTTTCTTCCTCCAGTTCTTCCATAGTTTCAAAGGCTTTCGCATGAGGAAAGAGCCCATTCTCCATACCTGAGATAAAAACAAGGGGAAATTCTAATCCCTTTGATGAGTGAAGGGTTATCAGGGAGACAACCCCAGCATCTTCGTCTATAAAATCCGTTTCTGAAACAAGAACAGAGTAATCTAAAAAGGCCTTCAGAGACTTATCCTCTGTTCTTCTTTCAAATTCTTTAATCGCTGAGATGAATTCTTTTACATTATCTAATCTTCCGTCTGTCTCTCCTTTGTTCTTTTTTTCAAGGGTTTCCAGATATTTCGTTTTATTCAATATTTCCTTTACTAATCGAAAAACCGTTTCTTTTTCCCCTATTTTTTTTAATTCCTTGATAAGCTTAAAAAACTTTTCTAATCGTCGCTCTATTAAAGGAGCAACAATATTTTTCTTTATCATCTCATCTATACCCTCAAAAAAGGATATCTCCCTTTCTTTTATATAACTATCGATCTTATTCAGTGTCACCTTTCCAATTCCTCTTGCAGGGATATTGATGATTCTTTTTAGACTCACACTATCATAAGGATTAAAAACTACCTTTATGTATGCGAGAATCTCCTTTATCTCTTTTCTCTCGTAAAATCTCAATCCCTTTACTATTGTATAAGGAATCTGATTTTTCCTTAAGGAATCCTCTATGACTCTTGACTGAGCATTTGTTCTGAAAAATATGGCAAAATCTTTAAATTTCATCTTTCCATTATTGCATAAATTTTTAATGGTGCTGGCTATATAATCTGACTCTTTTATTTCATCGTCTGCCCTAAAATAGATGATCTTTTCTCCTTTATCATTATTGGTCCACAGTTTCTTATCTTTTCTTCCCTCATTTTTCTTTATGATCTCTGCCGCAGCATCTAAGATCGTTTTTGTTGAACGATAGTTTTCTTCTAAAGTGACGATACGGGTGTCCGGATAATCTTTTTCAAAATTGAGAATGTTTTCTAAATTTGCACCTCTCCAATGATAGATACTCTGGTCATCATCCCCTACAACACATATGTTTCTATATTTTTTTGCTAATAAATTTAACAGATAGAACTGGGAATAGTTTGTATCCTGATATTCATCCACCAGAATATACCTGAATCTCTCCTGGTAGGATTCTAATATATCTAAATTTTTTTCGAATAACTTAATTGTCAATAATAATAAATCATCAAAATCTAAGGCATTATTATTATAAAGAGCTCTTTGGTATAATAAGTATATCTTTTTTACATGCTGTTCAAATCCAAAATCGTTTCCATGATAAGCCTCTGGAAAGATAAGATTTCTCTTTTGCTCGCTAATCTTATTTAAAATATCTTTTGATTGGTAAAGCTCATCAAAGATATCCAGCTTCTTCATACATTCTTTAATAAGCTCTAAACTGTCTCCTGAGTCGTATATGATAAAATCGTTCGAATAACCCAGTCTCTCAATTTCTGATCTCAATATCCTTGCGCAGGCAGAATGAAATGTGCTTATCCAAATATTAAAAGAAGAATTTCTAAGAAGAATTTTTACCCTTTCTTTCATCTCTTCAGCAGCTTTGTTGGTGAATGTTAGGGCGATAATATGGGAAGGATTGATCCCTCTATTCTTAATTAAATAGGCTATTTTGTGAGTGATCACCCTGGTTTTTCCAGAACCTGCTCCAGCAAGGATTAACAAAGGTCCGTCACTCTTTGTCACAGCTTCTTTCTGATTGGGATTTAAACGATTTAATATGTCCATGATGATATCTTTTTTTCTATTCTACGGTAACACTCTTTGCGAGGTTTCTTGGTTGGTCGACGTCGCAACCCCTTCTTACTGCAATATGGTAAGCAAGGAGCTGAAGGGGAACAACCAAAAGGATAGGTTCAAGAAAGTATGATGTTTTAGGTATGTAGAGAACGTGGTCAACTTTTTCTTCCAGTTCTTTATTTTCCTCATTGGTAAGAACAATAACAATTCCATCCCTTGTCTTAACCTCTTCGATATTATTTAATATCTTTTCATAAACCCTATTTTTTGGCGCAAGGACAACCACGGGCATGCTCTCATCAATCAATGCAATAGGCCCATGTTTCATTTCTCCAGCAGGATAACCCTCGGCGTGAATATAGGATATTTCCTTTAATTTTAATGCCCCTTCCAGCGCAATAGGGTAATTGATACCTCTTCCCAAAAACAAAAAATCTTTCCTGTCAGAATAGATTCTGGAAATTTCTTCAATACGTTCATCTTGATTCAATATACTCTCTACCTGTTCTGGTATCTTGACAAGGTCCTTCATTAAATCCTTAGACCTCTTTTCAGAAATAGTTTTATTAAGTTTAGCTATGAGTATCCCTAGCAGATAAAGAGCCACAATCTGAGTGGTAAAGGCCTTTGTCGAAGCCACCCCTATCTCAGGCCCTGCATGGGTATAAATGACTTCATGGGAATCTCTTGCAATCGTGCTTTCCATGACATTACAGATCGAGATGACCTTTGCTCCTTTTTTCTTTGCCTCCTCTAGGGCAGCAATGGTATCCGCAGTTTCTCCTGACTGTGATATAAAGACCGTAAGGGATTCCTTATCGATTAAAGGGTCTCTATACCTGAATTCAGAAGCGATATCCACCTCTACTGGCATTTTACAAATTTCTTCTATGATATATTT comes from the Nitrospinota bacterium genome and includes:
- a CDS encoding NAD(P)-dependent oxidoreductase encodes the protein MKQRIGFIGLGLMGKPMAKNLLGAGYPLVVYNRTKRKMKELVEAGAESAKSPEELAKKSRVIITMISDPPALKEVVLGKNGVIHGVKNGSILIDMSTIAPTFTREVAQRLKKKGVEMLDAPVSGSVPGAIAGTLCIMVGGKKDAYDKSLKILKKMGKKIFYMGKSGMGSYMKLVVNLIAAIINQAMAEGLVLGTKAGVSPDLLLKVLSAGAGKAALIEVKGPAILKRNFKTNFALKHMYKDLHLILDAAEELQVPLPLTGRTLEIYRKALEKGLGEKDFCAIINMLEDWAGKKVRGKKK
- the polA gene encoding DNA polymerase I, with the protein product MSKIPHLYLIDGSSFIYRAFFAIRQFLSNSKGLPTNAIFGFTNMLLKILKEEKPDYLAIAFDPKGPTFRHEEYEEYKAQRPDTPDDLIPQIPYIFKLVESFNIPILLKEGYEADDFIGTVVRQAEKKGFKVTIISGDKDLFQLITKDVIVKDTMKDKTYDVAAVKERFGVEPSRLVEIMALMGDKIDNIPGVPGIGEKTAIELIKEFNSIDNLYKNTDRIKKEKLKESLKIHKEDALLSKKLCTIDTDMPVDVDLEELKVREIKKEEIIELFKELEFSKLLKEFTIKKDISEKRYKTIFKQDDLKDLIEKLKKRGEFAVDLETTHKEPMRADIVGISLSTKEDEAFYVPVSHEYPDAPAQIKKDFVLKSLKPLLEDKNIKKFGQNIKYEIIVLSNAGIDLKGVVFDTMLASYLINPSKRNHNLEDIALEYLNYKMTTYKEIVGTGKKEIGFHQVDIETATRYSGEDADITFQLTKVLSPLIKEKELEDLLYQVDLPLVNVLATMEKNGVRIDGDFLREMSKTLKLQLDNLTSKIYKLAGEEFNINSPLQLREILFDKLKLSPVKKTKTGYSTDVDVLEQLALQHELPAEILNYRLLSKLKSTYIDSLSKLINPKTGRIHTSFNQTVTATGRLSSSNPNLQNIPIRTDVGREIRKAFIPDKGNLLLSADYSQIELRLLAHLSEDKAMIKAFEKGEDIHASTAREIFGVFPETVTPDMRRVAKAVNFGIIYGISPFGLSKQLNISQKDAKEYIEGYFQKYPKVKEYIEDTIKKAYDKGHTTTILNRRRYIPELESKNKNVREFGERTAMNTPIQGSAADLIKVAMINIHHMMMKKSLKSKMILQVHDELVFEVLKDEMEAIKSLVKNEMEGVREMKVPISVDINTGKNWNEAH
- a CDS encoding chloride channel protein produces the protein MKKAAKKLISSLGMVSSPKWFLYCFLVGIISGFGAIIFFVLLREATHFFLNYLAGYYPSAPGGEPVFIPSGIETRRWMLLIVPAIGGLISGLIVYTLAPEAEGHGTDALVDAFHQHRGVIRKRVPIIKTIASAITIGSGGSAGREGPIAQIGAGFASFFASILKLNDRERRILVLAGAGAGIGAIFRAPLGGAFFAAEVLYNEAEFEYEALIPCFLSSIVGYSVYCTFSGYGWGAIFHAPVFTFHNPWQLIFYGLLGLLMALFGYIYVKVFYQIRDRIFRPLKIPNIFKPAIGGLALGIIALFCPQVLGMGYGMIQQAIDGSLTLQFLFLVGLLKIVATSFTISSGGSGGVFAPSLVIGGLLGGAFGKLFSIAFPGIIDQPGAFVLVGMASFFAGAAKVPIASMIMVSEMTVGYSLLVPMILASSFAYLFSRKKTSIYEKQVPTRVDSPAHMGDFIVDVLEGIRVEDVLKKEKKVVLIPESTKLRDIGDIISNTTNSYFPVVNEKNEMIGIISMDDLRSLFFAKDMADLLIAKDFATKEVITLNLEESLSSALKKFTMKNIDELPVVDSKKPNKVIGILSRRDAILAYNNAVLKEY
- the gatB gene encoding Asp-tRNA(Asn)/Glu-tRNA(Gln) amidotransferase subunit GatB, producing the protein MDYEAIIGLEVHAQLLTKSKIFCPCSTEFGAEPNTQTCPICLGMPGVLPVLNKEVVEFTIKTALTTHCKTALNCRFARKNYFYPDLPKGYQISQYEEPLAKGGYIEINTDGKTKRIGITRIHMEEDAGKLIHGENLGDSNSSYVDLNRTGVPLMEIVSEPDINSPQEAREYLLKLKAILEYLDVCDGNMEKGSLRCDANISLRPKGSKELGTKTEVKNMNSFKNVQRALQYEIKRQIEILKEGGEVIQETRLWDADEEITLSMRGKEEAHDYRYFPEPDLVRIRIDEEWIKEIEKGLPELPDEKKKRFLDQYKIPEYDAVVLTSSKALSEYYERCVELFPNPKVVSNWVMGDILRELKAENIDIKDCPLTPENLASMLKMIDKGTISGKIAKTVFEEMYKTGKPAEIIVKKKGLLQISDEEELKRIVDGVLSKNPEEVEQYKKGKRKLFGFFVGETMKATKGKANPQLVNKLLKEKL
- the gatA gene encoding Asp-tRNA(Asn)/Glu-tRNA(Gln) amidotransferase subunit GatA → MKLFQMTIHDLHEMLKKREVSCTEITNSVFKRIDKVEDEIKSYITITRESALKEAEEVDRFIKNGDNISPLTGIPLAIKDVLCVKGIRTTCGSKILSNFTPPYDATSIKRLSDQRPVFVGKTNMDEFAMGSSTETSYFGITKNPWNLETVPGGSSGGSAAAVAADECIAALGSDTGGSIRQPAACCGIVGLKPTYGRVSRYGLVAFASSLDQIGPMTKDVKDSALLMNVISGKDPLDSTSADIPVPDFTKALIEDVKDLKIGIPKEYFVEGMNKEVEAKVWEAIKLLERLGAKPKEVSLPHTDYAIATYYILATAEASSNLARYDGVKYGYRTKEEKDLLEMYKKTREEGFGPEVKRRIMLGTYVLSAGYYDAYYKKAQQVRTLIKRDFDEVFKECDVLITPTSPTPAFKIGEKMEDPLQMYLSDIFTISVNLGGIPAISLPCGFSKDNLPVGLQIMGRHFDEETILRVAYCFEQNTDYHLKKPEL
- the gatC gene encoding Asp-tRNA(Asn)/Glu-tRNA(Gln) amidotransferase subunit GatC, which produces MKITKKEVEHVAHLARLELKEKDKEKFTEQLSDILTYVEKLNELDTKNTEPTSHVISIENVFKEDVIKDSISLDEALNNSPEKEHKHFKVPKIID
- a CDS encoding UvrD-helicase domain-containing protein encodes the protein MDILNRLNPNQKEAVTKSDGPLLILAGAGSGKTRVITHKIAYLIKNRGINPSHIIALTFTNKAAEEMKERVKILLRNSSFNIWISTFHSACARILRSEIERLGYSNDFIIYDSGDSLELIKECMKKLDIFDELYQSKDILNKISEQKRNLIFPEAYHGNDFGFEQHVKKIYLLYQRALYNNNALDFDDLLLLTIKLFEKNLDILESYQERFRYILVDEYQDTNYSQFYLLNLLAKKYRNICVVGDDDQSIYHWRGANLENILNFEKDYPDTRIVTLEENYRSTKTILDAAAEIIKKNEGRKDKKLWTNNDKGEKIIYFRADDEIKESDYIASTIKNLCNNGKMKFKDFAIFFRTNAQSRVIEDSLRKNQIPYTIVKGLRFYERKEIKEILAYIKVVFNPYDSVSLKRIINIPARGIGKVTLNKIDSYIKEREISFFEGIDEMIKKNIVAPLIERRLEKFFKLIKELKKIGEKETVFRLVKEILNKTKYLETLEKKNKGETDGRLDNVKEFISAIKEFERRTEDKSLKAFLDYSVLVSETDFIDEDAGVVSLITLHSSKGLEFPLVFISGMENGLFPHAKAFETMEELEEERRLCYVGMTRAKDRLFLTNCIRRNIYGNYQYNFPSLFLKDIPDKYISKAFNETSSSHLDFYQEEEEKKEDSLVGKKVCHPKFGVGVVSASEGEEENLKLTVSFQGFGKRKLMAKYASLKGL